In Thermostichus vulcanus str. 'Rupite', a genomic segment contains:
- a CDS encoding succinate dehydrogenase/fumarate reductase iron-sulfur subunit, whose product MQVEFQIFRQLPPGPPRLQSFWLETSPSATILDCLNQIKWEQDGSLAFRKNCRNTICGSCAMRINGRAALACQQHVEEELQPNRPHPTRITIGPMGNLPVLRDLVVDMQPFWNDLSRVDPFVSTAGRRIPEREFLQSPAERDHLNAASGCILCGACYSDCNAKEVNPEFVGPHALAKANRLVQDSRDSRREERLQAQDNLSGVWGCTRCWNCNTVCPMGVAPLDQITELKQGILARYPNEKPVSEVSRPIRHRKTLVQLVRSGGWVDERRFGLQVVANQGRDPKGLLSLAPLGLRMLGKGKFPFRFKASSGTATVRRLIDVVRQEGLE is encoded by the coding sequence ATGCAAGTTGAATTTCAAATCTTTCGTCAATTACCCCCTGGCCCTCCCCGTCTGCAATCCTTCTGGCTAGAGACTTCCCCCAGTGCCACGATTCTGGATTGCCTCAACCAAATCAAATGGGAGCAAGATGGCAGCCTTGCCTTTCGCAAAAACTGCCGCAATACCATCTGTGGCAGCTGCGCCATGCGCATCAACGGTAGAGCCGCCCTGGCTTGTCAGCAACATGTCGAAGAGGAGCTGCAACCGAATCGCCCCCATCCCACCCGCATCACCATTGGCCCCATGGGTAACCTGCCGGTCTTGCGGGATCTGGTTGTGGATATGCAACCCTTCTGGAATGACCTCAGCCGGGTGGATCCCTTTGTCAGTACAGCGGGCCGTCGGATCCCAGAGCGGGAATTTCTCCAATCGCCTGCCGAGCGGGATCATCTTAACGCTGCCAGTGGCTGCATTCTCTGTGGAGCCTGCTATTCCGATTGCAACGCCAAAGAGGTGAACCCGGAGTTTGTCGGCCCTCATGCTCTAGCCAAAGCCAACCGCCTTGTGCAGGATAGCCGCGACAGCCGGCGGGAGGAGCGCCTGCAAGCTCAAGACAATCTGTCTGGGGTATGGGGATGTACCCGCTGCTGGAACTGCAACACCGTCTGCCCGATGGGGGTAGCACCGCTGGATCAGATTACGGAACTGAAGCAAGGGATCCTAGCCAGATATCCCAATGAGAAACCGGTTTCTGAAGTCAGCCGTCCGATTCGCCACCGCAAAACCCTGGTGCAACTGGTGCGCTCCGGGGGCTGGGTTGATGAACGTCGCTTTGGATTACAGGTGGTGGCCAATCAAGGACGGGATCCCAAGGGGTTGCTGAGTTTGGCGCCTTTGGGATTGCGCATGTTGGGCAAAGGCAAATTCCCTTTTCGATTTAAGGCTTCCTCAGGTACTGCAACGGTACGGCGGTTGATCGATGTGGTGCGGCAGGAGGGCCTGGAGTGA
- the tyrS gene encoding tyrosine--tRNA ligase, producing MEPILSTSPTSVPQAVAPNRDPLIAEITERGVAEIFPGGAAALAKRLAETDRPLRIKLGIDPTRPDLHLGHSVALRKLRQFQDAGHVAILLIGDFTALVGDPTGQSEARPRLTPAEVEENARTYLDQARQILDFDTPGRLELRRNSEWLAGLTLTEMIELQAQMTLGQMLAKEDFAQRYQSGTPVYLHEFLYPLLQGYDSVALEADVELGGTDQRFNLLTGRDLQIWKGQTPQFCLTVPLLEGLDGYQKMSKSKNNYVGLTEDPLTMYSKLEKVPDHLVERYFELLTRIPLTELPDNPRERQILLAKTIVAQFHSAAAAEEAQRTAQSLVLQGSTQETGSIPEFSIVHLQYPAKLNYILRESGLCKSAADARRQIQGGAVRLDGQKIEDPETEFLSSAELEGKILQVGKKSFRRLVVVAN from the coding sequence ATGGAGCCGATTTTGAGTACATCGCCAACATCAGTCCCGCAAGCTGTTGCCCCTAACCGGGATCCCTTGATAGCCGAGATCACCGAGCGGGGGGTCGCAGAGATTTTCCCCGGTGGAGCAGCAGCCTTGGCCAAGCGCTTGGCAGAGACGGACCGCCCTTTGCGCATTAAGTTGGGCATTGATCCGACCCGACCCGATTTACACCTGGGCCATTCTGTCGCCTTGCGGAAGTTGAGGCAGTTTCAGGATGCGGGCCATGTGGCGATTTTGCTCATTGGTGATTTTACGGCTCTGGTCGGGGATCCGACGGGGCAATCGGAGGCACGTCCCCGTTTGACACCCGCAGAAGTCGAGGAAAATGCCCGTACCTACCTGGATCAAGCCCGCCAGATTTTGGATTTTGATACCCCCGGTCGGTTGGAACTGCGCCGAAACAGCGAGTGGTTGGCGGGGCTGACCTTGACTGAGATGATTGAGCTTCAGGCCCAGATGACCTTAGGGCAAATGTTGGCCAAAGAGGATTTTGCCCAGCGCTACCAGTCAGGTACACCGGTATATCTGCACGAGTTTCTATATCCGCTTTTGCAGGGCTATGATTCTGTGGCTTTGGAGGCGGACGTGGAATTGGGGGGAACCGACCAACGGTTTAATCTGCTCACAGGGCGGGACTTGCAAATCTGGAAAGGACAAACGCCGCAGTTCTGTCTGACGGTGCCGCTGTTGGAGGGCTTGGATGGCTACCAGAAAATGTCGAAGTCCAAAAACAATTACGTCGGGCTGACGGAGGATCCCCTCACCATGTACTCCAAGCTGGAGAAGGTGCCGGATCATCTGGTGGAGCGTTATTTTGAATTGCTCACCCGGATCCCGTTGACGGAGTTGCCAGATAATCCTAGAGAACGACAGATTCTTTTGGCCAAAACCATTGTGGCCCAGTTTCATTCCGCTGCCGCCGCAGAAGAAGCACAGCGGACAGCCCAATCTTTGGTGTTGCAGGGGAGCACTCAAGAGACGGGATCCATTCCCGAATTTTCCATTGTTCACCTGCAGTATCCGGCCAAACTGAACTACATCTTGCGTGAATCGGGCTTGTGCAAAAGTGCTGCGGATGCCCGCCGACAAATTCAAGGGGGTGCTGTCCGTCTGGATGGCCAAAAAATTGAGGATCCTGAAACCGAGTTTCTCAGTTCAGCTGAACTAGAGGGAAAGATCCTACAGGTGGGCAAAAAGTCTTTCCGTCGTCTTGTTGTAGTGGCCAATTAG
- the groL gene encoding chaperonin GroEL (60 kDa chaperone family; promotes refolding of misfolded polypeptides especially under stressful conditions; forms two stacked rings of heptamers to form a barrel-shaped 14mer; ends can be capped by GroES; misfolded proteins enter the barrel where they are refolded when GroES binds) has translation MAKLILFKDEARKALEQGINQLANAVKVTVGPKGRNVVLEKKFGAPQIINDGVTIAKEIELADPLENTGAQLMREVASKTNDVAGDGTTTATILAQSMVREGLKNISAGANPISLRRGIEKTTAYLVEQIAAHAKPVEGRKTIAEVAALAAGNDSEVGEMIAKAMDAVGRDGVITVEESKSLETELDLVEGMQFDRGYISPYFVTDPERLVTEYENAYLLITNNKISSLQDLVPILERVAREGRPLLVLAEDVEGEALATLVVNRLRGVLNVVAVKAPAFGDRRKAMLEDIAILTGGQMISEDIGIKLDSVTLDMMGVARKITVTKDKTTIVTDGSTKALVEKRVGQIRKQLEATDSEYDREKLQERIAKLSGGVAVIKVGAATETELKDRKLRIEDALNATKAAVEEGIVPGGGATLLHLSKGIPAFKAKLKPEEQIGADIVSRALQAPLFQIAHNSGLEGSVVVEKVLEKEMPFGFDALTGNYVDLIAQGIVDPAKVARSALQNAASIAGMYLTTEAIVVEKPEPKSAAPAGGPGSMGGMGGMGMM, from the coding sequence ATGGCAAAGCTGATTCTGTTCAAGGACGAAGCCCGTAAGGCACTGGAGCAGGGCATCAATCAACTGGCGAATGCTGTCAAAGTCACCGTTGGCCCAAAGGGACGCAATGTGGTGTTGGAGAAAAAGTTTGGTGCCCCCCAAATCATCAACGACGGTGTCACGATTGCCAAAGAAATTGAGCTGGCAGATCCCTTAGAAAACACGGGCGCTCAGCTGATGCGGGAAGTAGCCTCCAAAACCAATGATGTTGCCGGAGATGGCACCACCACTGCAACTATCCTGGCTCAAAGCATGGTGCGGGAAGGCTTGAAAAATATTTCGGCGGGTGCCAATCCGATCAGCTTGCGACGAGGCATTGAGAAAACCACGGCTTACTTGGTGGAGCAAATTGCTGCTCACGCCAAGCCTGTAGAGGGCCGTAAGACCATCGCGGAAGTGGCAGCCCTTGCTGCGGGTAATGACAGTGAAGTGGGCGAGATGATCGCCAAAGCAATGGATGCGGTAGGTCGAGATGGGGTGATTACGGTCGAAGAATCCAAATCCTTGGAGACCGAACTGGATTTGGTGGAAGGGATGCAGTTCGACCGAGGCTACATTTCCCCCTACTTCGTAACCGATCCAGAGCGGCTGGTGACGGAATACGAAAATGCCTACCTGCTGATCACCAACAACAAAATTTCCAGTCTGCAAGACTTGGTGCCCATTTTGGAGCGCGTTGCCCGTGAAGGTCGCCCTCTGTTGGTACTGGCAGAAGATGTAGAAGGAGAAGCCCTGGCCACTTTGGTGGTCAACCGCTTGCGGGGTGTGTTGAATGTGGTGGCTGTGAAAGCTCCCGCCTTTGGGGATCGACGCAAAGCGATGTTGGAAGATATTGCCATCCTCACGGGCGGCCAGATGATCTCCGAAGATATTGGCATCAAACTAGACAGTGTCACCCTCGACATGATGGGTGTGGCTCGCAAAATTACCGTGACCAAAGACAAGACCACCATTGTGACAGATGGATCCACCAAAGCCTTGGTGGAGAAGCGAGTCGGACAAATTCGTAAGCAGTTGGAAGCTACCGATTCTGAGTACGACCGCGAAAAACTGCAAGAGCGCATCGCCAAGTTATCTGGGGGTGTGGCTGTAATCAAAGTGGGAGCTGCAACCGAAACAGAGCTTAAGGATCGCAAGCTGCGTATTGAAGATGCCTTGAATGCTACCAAAGCTGCTGTAGAAGAAGGGATTGTTCCTGGAGGAGGAGCCACTCTGTTACATCTTTCCAAAGGGATCCCTGCCTTTAAGGCGAAGCTGAAACCGGAAGAGCAGATCGGCGCAGATATTGTTTCGCGGGCTTTGCAGGCGCCATTGTTTCAAATTGCCCACAACTCGGGCCTTGAGGGATCCGTGGTGGTCGAGAAGGTATTGGAAAAAGAGATGCCTTTTGGTTTCGATGCCCTGACGGGAAACTATGTCGATCTCATCGCCCAGGGGATCGTCGATCCGGCGAAAGTGGCTCGTTCTGCCCTACAGAATGCTGCTTCCATTGCGGGAATGTACCTGACAACGGAAGCGATTGTGGTAGAAAAACCCGAACCTAAGTCTGCTGCCCCGGCGGGTGGCCCAGGGAGTATGGGTGGTATGGGCGGTATGGGCATGATGTAA
- a CDS encoding CopD family protein, protein MLAMYSKSAPSGSIHFTIFTYTGLPGKPVEGLRAWGRVCPSVPVNGFIDTPRTDVATWAMPGLILAGVGMGGIHRGWTLADPYGQYLWAKLILVLMIMALGAHNKFRLVPALREGHLAVRSSLQSIVRLEGVGLLMVLALSSFLVAQAPPSHG, encoded by the coding sequence ATGTTGGCGATGTACTCAAAATCGGCTCCATCCGGCTCGATACACTTCACGATTTTCACTTACACGGGCCTCCCAGGAAAGCCTGTTGAGGGCCTCCGTGCCTGGGGGAGGGTCTGCCCTTCTGTCCCTGTCAATGGGTTTATTGACACTCCCCGCACTGATGTAGCCACTTGGGCGATGCCGGGGTTGATCTTGGCGGGAGTGGGCATGGGTGGGATCCATCGCGGCTGGACCCTGGCGGATCCCTATGGGCAGTATCTTTGGGCCAAGTTGATCTTGGTGTTAATGATCATGGCCCTGGGGGCCCACAACAAGTTTCGCCTAGTACCGGCTTTGCGAGAAGGTCACTTGGCGGTCAGATCCTCGTTGCAGAGCATCGTCCGTTTGGAGGGGGTGGGTTTGCTCATGGTGTTGGCCCTGAGCAGTTTTTTGGTGGCTCAAGCGCCCCCCAGTCATGGCTGA
- a CDS encoding MlaE family lipid ABC transporter permease subunit, giving the protein MSWLNRVGNSWLLAGQVILHLSQGRIHRRNTLDQLSAVGLESLFIVLITAVVISGVFTIQLAREFINFGASSLIGGVLAIALTRELTPVVTAVILAGRVGSAFAAELGTMKVTEQIDALQLLRTDPVDYLVIPRVMASGLMLPVLTILSLLTGLVGGMIICASVYNISPNLFLTSAQNLLAPWDLLVCCFKAMVFGFLIAIVGSSWGLSTTGGAKGVGRSTTDAVVTALLGVFVTNFLISWLLFQGPGSALSRAF; this is encoded by the coding sequence ATGAGCTGGTTGAACCGGGTTGGCAATAGCTGGCTCTTGGCTGGGCAAGTGATTTTGCATCTCAGCCAAGGCCGTATTCATCGTCGCAATACCTTGGATCAGTTGTCTGCGGTCGGGCTGGAATCCTTGTTTATTGTTTTGATCACGGCTGTGGTGATCAGCGGTGTGTTCACCATCCAACTGGCGCGAGAGTTTATCAACTTTGGGGCTTCCTCCCTGATTGGGGGCGTTTTGGCCATTGCCCTCACCCGTGAACTCACCCCCGTGGTAACAGCTGTGATCCTGGCCGGTCGAGTGGGATCCGCCTTTGCCGCCGAACTGGGCACCATGAAGGTGACCGAACAGATCGATGCCTTGCAACTGTTGCGCACGGATCCCGTCGATTATCTGGTGATCCCGCGGGTTATGGCCTCGGGGCTGATGCTGCCCGTACTGACCATCCTGTCTTTGCTCACGGGGCTGGTGGGAGGGATGATCATCTGCGCTTCCGTCTACAACATCTCCCCCAACCTGTTCCTCACCTCAGCTCAAAACCTGCTCGCCCCCTGGGATTTACTGGTGTGTTGTTTTAAGGCGATGGTGTTCGGGTTCTTGATTGCCATTGTCGGCTCCAGTTGGGGCCTCTCCACAACCGGCGGGGCCAAAGGGGTGGGGCGCTCCACAACCGATGCGGTGGTGACCGCGTTGCTGGGGGTGTTCGTCACCAACTTTCTCATTTCCTGGTTGCTGTTTCAGGGGCCGGGGAGTGCCCTCAGCCGCGCATTTTAA
- a CDS encoding peptidylprolyl isomerase → MIQQVKRVLSWPQLRLIGLICVLFWAIPALALPQGNAITDARTLLRQALPIQESSLLELDEAISKIDADLKYNRWSAVRGDVRLVERLLDRYAAPLLAGLPEAKLPAASEQMASIREQLQVVSQETQRKSKGKEAARAAYDRLLASLGSLEDNWLGPFPYDVPAEYADRPQLLGRAEVELKTTAGDLLITLDGYSAPITAGNFADLVQRGFYDGLSFDRVENFYVIQAGDPPGPADGYVDPATGKIRTIPLEIRAKGEVIPHYGQTFEQLGMWDVEPALPFSAEGTVAMARYPEDPNSASSQFFIFMAEPDLTPAGLNLMDGRYAVFGYVTEGTEVLHQIKLGDQILSARLVSGQENLRQENLRNVG, encoded by the coding sequence ATGATTCAGCAAGTTAAACGGGTACTTTCCTGGCCACAGCTCCGTCTTATCGGTCTGATATGTGTTCTTTTCTGGGCGATTCCGGCACTGGCCCTTCCGCAAGGCAATGCCATCACCGATGCTCGTACCCTCCTACGACAAGCCTTACCCATTCAGGAGTCCAGCTTGCTGGAATTGGACGAGGCGATCTCCAAAATCGATGCTGATCTGAAATACAACCGTTGGTCAGCAGTACGAGGGGATGTTCGTCTGGTGGAGCGGTTGCTGGATCGCTATGCAGCCCCGTTGCTAGCCGGGTTACCGGAAGCCAAGCTGCCTGCCGCTTCTGAACAGATGGCCAGCATCCGTGAGCAACTCCAAGTGGTGAGTCAGGAAACCCAGCGCAAATCCAAGGGCAAAGAGGCCGCCCGCGCTGCTTACGACCGCCTCTTGGCTAGCCTGGGATCCCTGGAGGACAACTGGTTAGGGCCTTTTCCCTACGATGTCCCTGCCGAGTATGCGGATAGGCCACAACTGCTGGGTCGAGCTGAGGTGGAGCTTAAAACCACCGCCGGAGACCTGTTGATCACCCTAGATGGCTACAGTGCCCCGATTACCGCTGGCAATTTCGCCGATTTGGTGCAGCGGGGCTTCTACGATGGCCTCAGTTTTGACCGGGTGGAAAATTTCTACGTGATTCAAGCGGGGGATCCCCCTGGCCCTGCCGATGGGTATGTGGATCCGGCTACCGGCAAAATCCGTACCATCCCACTGGAAATTCGCGCCAAAGGAGAGGTAATCCCCCACTACGGCCAAACCTTTGAGCAGTTGGGCATGTGGGATGTGGAACCCGCTCTGCCCTTTTCGGCAGAAGGAACAGTGGCCATGGCTCGCTACCCAGAGGATCCCAACAGCGCCTCCTCACAATTTTTTATTTTCATGGCAGAGCCAGATCTAACCCCAGCAGGGTTGAATCTGATGGATGGCCGCTATGCGGTATTTGGCTACGTGACGGAAGGGACGGAAGTGCTGCACCAGATCAAGTTGGGTGACCAGATTTTGAGTGCTAGGTTGGTTTCGGGCCAGGAGAACCTTAGACAGGAGAACCTTAGAAATGTAGGATAA
- a CDS encoding GerMN domain-containing protein: MSHYGGRIAEFGSIGSAGRRSRPRRGTALQLGILGFLTGLGLMGGVWWYSIGPQQTLSVYWLTTADNAIYYVQQERTVRALDAQEGIRLALQELIAGPNDPQLSTAIPPETQVLDVRIEGNDIFLNFSPEFTQGGGSSMMMGRITQVLYTATSQNPDARVWISVEGRALEVLGGEGLIIDQPLTRASFVPSFQLPAEPDAEPAEVSAS; encoded by the coding sequence ATGAGCCACTACGGAGGGCGTATAGCAGAGTTCGGATCCATTGGGTCGGCAGGACGGCGTTCCCGCCCACGGCGTGGCACTGCCCTGCAACTGGGGATCCTGGGTTTCTTAACCGGATTGGGGCTAATGGGGGGAGTTTGGTGGTACAGCATCGGGCCGCAACAAACCCTCTCCGTCTACTGGCTAACCACCGCTGACAACGCCATCTACTATGTACAGCAAGAGCGTACCGTGCGTGCCCTCGATGCCCAAGAAGGGATCCGCCTCGCTCTGCAGGAACTGATTGCTGGCCCCAACGACCCTCAACTCAGTACGGCGATCCCACCTGAAACGCAAGTACTGGATGTGCGGATCGAGGGAAACGATATTTTTCTCAATTTCTCTCCCGAATTCACCCAAGGTGGGGGATCCAGCATGATGATGGGCCGGATCACCCAGGTTCTCTACACAGCCACCAGCCAAAATCCCGACGCACGGGTGTGGATCTCGGTGGAGGGCCGCGCCCTAGAGGTCTTAGGAGGAGAGGGACTGATCATCGATCAACCCCTGACCCGCGCTTCGTTTGTGCCGAGTTTCCAACTCCCGGCAGAACCGGATGCTGAGCCAGCAGAAGTATCAGCCTCCTAG